A window of Clostridium novyi genomic DNA:
GATCAATTAGATTTTATTATTATAACTGGTGATGCATATGTAGATCACCCTTCCTTTGGTACAGCTATAATAAGCCGTGTTTTAGAAAGTCAAGGATTTACTGTAGGTATTATACCTCAACCCGATTGGCATAATGTAGATGATTTTAGAAGACTTGGAAAACCCAAATATGCTTTTTTAATTAACTCAGGAAATATGGACTCTATGGTAAATCATTATACTGCTTCCAAAAAGAAAAGACATAACGATTTATTTTCTCCTGGTGGAGAAAGTGGTCATAGACCTGATAGAGCAATAATTGTTTATTGTAATAAGGCTCGTGAAGCTTTTAAAGGAGTTCCTATAATTATAGGTGGTATTGAAGCTAGCCTTAGAAGATTTACTCATTATGATTATTGGGATAATAAACTTAGACGAAGTTTATTACTTGATTCCAAAGCAGACTTGTTAATATATGGTATGGGGGAGAAAACAGTCGTTCAAATTGCTGATCTTCTTAAATATGGAATGAATATAAAAGATATAACTAACATACAAGGTACTGTTTATGCTACTAATACCTTAAATAATGTTACTAATTATATAGAAGTTCCTTCATATGAAGAATGCGTTAAAAGTAAAAAAGCTTATGCTGAAAGCTTTAAATTAGAATATTACGAGCAAGATAGTATAAATGGTAAAAATATTGTTCAAAAACATGACAATAGGTATATTGTTCAAAATAAACCTCAAGATACATTAACTGAAACTGAAATGGATGCAGTATATAATTTACCTTTTACTAGAACATATCATCCTATATATGAATCTAAAGGTGGAATTCCTGCTATTAATGAGGTTAAATTTTCAATTACAAGTCATAGAGGTTGTTATGGGGGGTGTTCCTTCTGTGCACTTAATTTCCATCAAGGAAGAAGTATACAAAATAGAAGTCAACAATCTGTTATAGATGAAGCTAAACTTCTTACAACTTTAGATGACTTTAAAGGATATATACACGATATTGGAGGTCCTACTGCGAACTTTAGACACAAAGCTTGTGATAAACAAAAAAAATTGGGAGTATGTAAAAATAAACAATGTCTTTTCCCAACTCCTTGTAAAAATTTAAAAGTTGATCATAGTGAATATTTAGACTTACTAAGAAAAGTAAGAAAACTTCCTAAAATAAAAAAGGTTTTTATAAGATCAGGAATACGATTTGATTATTTAATAGCAGATAAAAAAGATACGTTCTTTAAAGAATTATGTGAACACCATATTAGTGGTCAATTAAAAGTGGCTCCTGAACATATAAATGATGTTGTTCTTAAAGCTATGGGAAAACCTAAAAATGAGGTATATGAAAAATTTGAAACTAAATACAAATCTATAAATGATAAGTTGGGTAAAAAACAATTTTTAGTTCCATACCTCATATCAAGTCACCCTGGAAGTGATTTAAAAGTAGCAATCGAACTTGCCTGTTATATAAAACATATGGGTCATAGTCCAGAACAAGTACAAGATTTTTATCCTACTCCAGGTAGCTTATCAACTACCATGTATTATACAGAAATAAATCCTCTTACTGGAGAAAAGATTTATATTGCAAAAACTTTTGAAGAAAAATCTATGCAAAGAGCATTATTACAATTTTCAAAACCTGAAAACTATAATTTAGTAAAAAAAGCTCTTATAAAAGCTGGTAGAGAAGATTTGATTGGCTTCGGTAAAGATTGTCTTATACCACCAAGACAAATAAAATCTAAGAATACTAATTTTAAGAAAAAAACTAACACTAAATCTACTTCCTTAGAAAAAGAAACTTTTAACACTAATAAAAGATCAAAAAATAATTTTAAAAATAAACCTTCCAATAAAAAAACAAGAAGAACAGGAAGATAATCATTTTCCTGTTCTTCTTAGTTTACTTATACCGTAATCTAAAGTTAATATCCATGCAATATCACCAATTATTAATTCAATGAAAATTCCATATCCTATTAAAAACATCATAGTTTCCAATATACTTATAACGGAAGAACTTATTATAAAAATTATATTTTTTTTATCTAAATTATTTTTATAAATGTTCATAGTTATTACTATAAATAATACATTTATAACCATATATATTACATATAAATAAGGAATTTTTTCAAAATGCATATAATATCCATATAAAATATCCGCTTTTATAATTGCTGGATAATTATATATTATAAATCCATAAGTAATTGATAATATTATAGTTAAAGGAAATATATATGAAAATTTAACTTTATAATCTCTCATAACTATATAAATGGTTATAAGTCCTATTAATGGTATTCCTATAAAATTGAAAAAATAATTTCCTTTTAATAAATATAAGTATCTAATATTTCCCATAAAAAAGAATATAATTAAAGTTAAATATCTAATCCCCATAATTATAAATACAAATGCACTTATAATTTTTATTTTATGAGGGGATTTTTTTATATTATCCTTAAAACCTTTATATATTATAAATAACATAAATATTAAGAGTATTAAATAAATGTAACCTTTCAATATATTCTCACCTTAAAATTATTGTTACTTATAAATATTATAATTCCTATTTATTTATTACTACTCATTATCTTTTTACTCCTAAAACTTTAATTCCACCTTTTATACATCGTATAGTTACTGGAAAATCAGGACCCCTTTCCCCATCTATATCAGTAACTATATCCTCATAACACTCTATTGTTAATTTGTCTGTTTTAAAATATGTTATCCCTCTTATTCCTTCTAGATGTTCTCCTTTTAAAATTTTTATAAATAATCCTATTATATCCTTTATCATACCTGCTTTTACTATAATCACATCAAGTAATCCATCTGTTAAATCTGCTTTATAAGCTAAATGAAAATTTCCAGCTGTTTTTCCATTAAAAACTAGCATTAAATACATATTATCATCAAATTCCATATGATCAGATGTAACCTTTATTTTTAATTTTCTAAAACTAGGAATTTGCTCTATTCCTTTAACATAGTAAGCAAGTTTACCTATAGTATTTTTTAAATTAACATCAGTTTTTTGAGATACATCTGTAAAAAGACCTGTACTTGCTACATTTATAAAATATTTATCATTTATTTTTCCTAAATCTAATGGTATAGGTTCACTATTTAATATTTGCTCACAAGCTTTCTTTATATTACGTGAAATTCCTATAGCTTTAGCAAAATCATTTGCTGTTCCAACAGGAAGAATTCCTATAGGTAAATCAATTTTTAATGACTTCATACAATTTACTAAACTGTCTACCGTTCCATCTCCACCTGCTACTAATATATATTTAAAGCTATCATCTATGTTTTTCAAAGCATCCTTCAAATTAGATTCTTTTGAAATCCTAAAAGGTTCAACTATATATCCATACTTTTGATGAATCATTATAACATTATCTATTTCAGCTATAATAGCATTTTCACCTGAATAAGGATTGTAAATAAACTTTACTTTGTTCATATTCCAACTCTCCTACTAATTATTTCATTAATAATTAAATATATGTAAAACTCATTCATATATCATATATTATAATATTGTTATTAATAATTAACAATTTAATATTTTAAATATCAAAAACGCAAAATAAATATTACACCTTCCTAAAAACATTTATATTTTATAAATAAAGTATTCCTATTTTCCATTAAAATTCTATTTAACTTTAGTAAACTTATATTATAAATAGAATATTATAAAATAATAATATAAATTTATAATATATTAGGTGATAAATTATGTATAATTATTGCAACTTAGAAAAAAAAATTCTTTGTATTGCTAGAAATGAATATTCATTTTTCTTAAATAAAAATAATGTAATAGGATTAGGACTAGGTCAAAAAATAAAAAATGGATTTAATACTTTTCAACCATGTATTACTGTATTTGTAAGAAATAAACTTTTATCTAATAAAGTATCTATGAAAGATTTAGTTCCATCTCTATATAAAGGTATTCTAACAGATGTTATTGAATCTGGTAATATAACTGCATCCTCTTTAAAAGAAAAAATACGTCCAGCTCCTGGTGGTTATAGTATTGGATCACTACTAAGTTCAGGTGGTACTCTTGGATGTTTAGTGGCAGATGCAAGATTTACTTATGTATTAAGTTGTAACCATATTCTAGCTAAAAATGGTTTAGTACCTATAGGTGATCCTATAATTCAACCCTCTAAAACATTTGGTGGTAAAATTCCTAATGATACAATTGCAAATTTATCAATTTTTATTAAACTTAAAACAGCTGATGATAATCGAGTTGATTGTGCAATGGCTAGAGTATCAAATAGTGCTTGTGTTACTAAAAATATTGCCTTATTAAACAAACCTATAAAAGGAGTAGCTTCTGCCAAAATTGGAATGGGCGTTCAAAAAGTAGGATATCGTACAGAAAGAACTGTTGGGAAAATAACTGTTGTAGGATCAACACTTATTATGGATATAGGTGAAAAATCATATCGTTTTGTGAACCAAATTTGGACAACCAAAATGGATGATAAAGGTGATTCAGGAGCTATATTATTAACTAAAGATATGAATGCCGTAGGGCTTCTTATGGGTAGTGGTGATGACGGCACTTTGTTTAATCCTATTCAAAAAGTTTTGAATAGTCTTAATGTAGAAATTATTACAGGATAATTAATTATATATTTACTACAATATGTAAAAGACATATATTATAAAAAACTAAAAAGTATGTCTTTTACATATTATACTTTATACTCACTTTATTAAAAATTAGGTTATTGAATAAAATTAAAATAATAAAATAAATTATTTATAAAATTATAATTTATTCAATATACTTTTTTATTTAGTTCTAAATATTAGGAGTTGAAGGACTAGATATCTCACCTAAAGTGTTTTTATTTTTGTCTAAACATTGTGATTCCACCGCTAAATCACCTAAAGCTACAATTCCAACTACTTTATTATTTTCCACCACTGGAAGTCTTCTTATTTGTCTTTCTCCCATTAATCGTGCAACTTCATTAACATCCATACTAGGACTTGTAACCACTGGATTTGAAGACATTATATCTTTAACTTTTTGTTGATGAACATTTTTGCCTTGAGCAGATGATCTTAATGTAATATCTCTATCCGTAACTATTCCAACTACTTCTTCGCCTCTGCAAACTGGAATTGAACCAACATTGTATTCACTCATCATTTGAGCTGCACGTTCCACTGTATCCTCTGGATTTATAGTTGCTACGGTTTTTGTCATTATATTTTTTACTTCCATACAAGACACCTCCCAAGTTTATTATCTCCTCAAATTTGCAATTATATTAAGTTTTTATAAAAAATATTGTTTTACTCTTAAATATTTATGAAAAATACTATATAATTGAATACATATAGTATTTTTTATATTTAATAATTTTTAGGAGTGATATTATAATGATAAAAAAGGCAGTACCAAATGCCTTCACTTTAGGTAACTTAGCTTGTGGTCTCATATCTTTAATAATGACATTTGAAGATAACTTCAGCACTGCTTGTGTATTTATTTTATTAGCTGGTGTTATGGATAGATACGACGGAAGAATTGCTAGATATTTAGATGTTTCTAGTGATATCGGAAAAGAATTAGATTCCCTTGCTGACCTTGTTTCCTTTGGTGTTGCACCATCTATACTAATTTTTCAATTATATAAATTTATTGACTTAGGAATTATAGGATATTTATTAGTTTTATTATTTCCATTATCAGGAGCATACAGACTTGCAAGATATAATTGCTCAGACTTTGATGGTACATTTACAGGTATACCAATTACATTAGCTGGTATGTTATTATCTGTATATGCTTTTGTTAATATTGAAACTCATTCTAATATTCTAGTTACAAGTATTTTGATGATTATCCTATCATATCTTATGGTTAGTAAATTCAAAATAAAAAAAGTGTGATTTCTATTCACACTTTTTTTATTCTTTAAAACTTAGTTCCTCATTAATTTCTGCAACTATATAATTTTCATTAATAGTAGTTTTTATTATTTCAGATTTTAGTTCACAATAATCTAGATAATTATTATTAGCTTCTTCTAAAATCTTAATAATTTCATCTATCATTTCTCCTATTTTACCTGCTTTTTGAAGTGTATTCTTAACTTGACTTTTCCTTGAGACTGCCATTCCATTTAGTTGAGCGCAACTTCCTATTAACGCTTGATAAGAACTTACTAATTTTCCAAGTAAATCTGCAAGATCATTTATATCTACTTTATATGATTCTATAACCTTTCTGCTTCCCAATAGATCACCTTACCACTTAATATTCAATAGTTATTATATTAATTTTGTTAAAGTTTCATTCCTTTTTATAAATATTAAAATCTTAATATTTATAAAAACAACTACCACCTATAAATTCTCTTAATATAGAATTATCAGGAACTAAATCCTTATCTACATCTTTAAAAAAGTTTAAAAAACTCTTAAGTCGCATTGCTTCATAATATACTTCACTATCTTCTTTTATCTTTGCAAGTTCAGATTCTGCATATTTTTTTAATACACATAACTCATAAATTAAACTAGAATTAAACATAACATCTGCTTCTTCTTGAAAAACAAAAATATTTTTTTCTTCTCCTCTTCTTATAGATGGCCACATTTTTAATGTATCTTCCGATCCATATCCTCTAGATAATTTATCCCTTACTATTCTTCTTATC
This region includes:
- a CDS encoding YgiQ family radical SAM protein; translation: MKLNKKFLPICKEDLKKRNIDQLDFIIITGDAYVDHPSFGTAIISRVLESQGFTVGIIPQPDWHNVDDFRRLGKPKYAFLINSGNMDSMVNHYTASKKKRHNDLFSPGGESGHRPDRAIIVYCNKAREAFKGVPIIIGGIEASLRRFTHYDYWDNKLRRSLLLDSKADLLIYGMGEKTVVQIADLLKYGMNIKDITNIQGTVYATNTLNNVTNYIEVPSYEECVKSKKAYAESFKLEYYEQDSINGKNIVQKHDNRYIVQNKPQDTLTETEMDAVYNLPFTRTYHPIYESKGGIPAINEVKFSITSHRGCYGGCSFCALNFHQGRSIQNRSQQSVIDEAKLLTTLDDFKGYIHDIGGPTANFRHKACDKQKKLGVCKNKQCLFPTPCKNLKVDHSEYLDLLRKVRKLPKIKKVFIRSGIRFDYLIADKKDTFFKELCEHHISGQLKVAPEHINDVVLKAMGKPKNEVYEKFETKYKSINDKLGKKQFLVPYLISSHPGSDLKVAIELACYIKHMGHSPEQVQDFYPTPGSLSTTMYYTEINPLTGEKIYIAKTFEEKSMQRALLQFSKPENYNLVKKALIKAGREDLIGFGKDCLIPPRQIKSKNTNFKKKTNTKSTSLEKETFNTNKRSKNNFKNKPSNKKTRRTGR
- a CDS encoding YegS/Rv2252/BmrU family lipid kinase, giving the protein MNKVKFIYNPYSGENAIIAEIDNVIMIHQKYGYIVEPFRISKESNLKDALKNIDDSFKYILVAGGDGTVDSLVNCMKSLKIDLPIGILPVGTANDFAKAIGISRNIKKACEQILNSEPIPLDLGKINDKYFINVASTGLFTDVSQKTDVNLKNTIGKLAYYVKGIEQIPSFRKLKIKVTSDHMEFDDNMYLMLVFNGKTAGNFHLAYKADLTDGLLDVIIVKAGMIKDIIGLFIKILKGEHLEGIRGITYFKTDKLTIECYEDIVTDIDGERGPDFPVTIRCIKGGIKVLGVKR
- a CDS encoding CBS domain-containing protein, which gives rise to MEVKNIMTKTVATINPEDTVERAAQMMSEYNVGSIPVCRGEEVVGIVTDRDITLRSSAQGKNVHQQKVKDIMSSNPVVTSPSMDVNEVARLMGERQIRRLPVVENNKVVGIVALGDLAVESQCLDKNKNTLGEISSPSTPNI
- the pssA gene encoding CDP-diacylglycerol--serine O-phosphatidyltransferase, which codes for MIKKAVPNAFTLGNLACGLISLIMTFEDNFSTACVFILLAGVMDRYDGRIARYLDVSSDIGKELDSLADLVSFGVAPSILIFQLYKFIDLGIIGYLLVLLFPLSGAYRLARYNCSDFDGTFTGIPITLAGMLLSVYAFVNIETHSNILVTSILMIILSYLMVSKFKIKKV